Proteins encoded in a region of the Myxococcota bacterium genome:
- a CDS encoding sulfatase — protein GIDILDPAAERPGDELFWQSGYYVSVRQGSWKLQLDAKRERVWLHDLAADPTEQVNLADERPDVVARLRARIDRHLEGAHPPLYPSYLEAAIGVDKTKAERFEPGDEFVYWPN, from the coding sequence GGCATCGACATCCTCGACCCCGCGGCAGAGCGCCCGGGCGACGAGCTCTTCTGGCAGAGCGGCTACTACGTGTCGGTGCGCCAGGGGAGCTGGAAGCTCCAGCTCGACGCGAAGCGCGAGCGCGTCTGGCTCCACGACCTCGCCGCCGATCCGACCGAACAGGTGAACCTCGCGGACGAGCGCCCGGACGTGGTCGCCCGTCTGCGCGCGCGCATCGACCGGCACCTCGAGGGCGCGCACCCGCCGCTCTACCCGTCCTACCTCGAGGCCGCGATCGGCGTCGACAAGACGAAGGCCGAGCGCTTCGAGCCCGGTGACGAGTTCGTCTACTGGCCGAACTGA